In one window of Mobula hypostoma chromosome 1, sMobHyp1.1, whole genome shotgun sequence DNA:
- the LOC134341269 gene encoding transmembrane protein 74, which produces MTSVELVFLGEDRAHSGHWKELSWGIHGPVSSSAPGTAPMQSAGFKAERPDSKVCCHQQLETSFSYIDENVNLQRACSPLSDGSCSPPCYQGACGDGRPAPEELRELSSLSEDISPDLSDSPVDYGFISALLFLCSGISLVIISYVIPRDVSVDPDSVSAREMEQLQRQSARVGAHLDRCVIAGLGLLTLGGMLLSTLLMISICKGELYRRQRFSLAGRSGKIYGSFNFRLSSPNHRFSLGAEEMITND; this is translated from the coding sequence ATGACTTCAGTGGAGCTGGTGTTTCTGGGCGAAGACCGGGCGCACTCTGGACATTGGAAGGAACTAAGCTGGGGTATCCATGGCCCGGTCTCCAGTTCAGCACCTGGGACAGCGCCGATGCAGAGTGCCGGCTTTAAAGCGGAGCGCCCGGACTCCAAGGTATGCTGTCACCAGCAACTGGAAACTTCCTTCTCCTACATTGATGAAAATGTCAATCTCCAGCGCGCGTGTTCCCCGCTGTCGGACGGAAGCTGCAGCCCTCCGTGTTACCAAGGCGCCTGTGGCGACGGCAGACCGGCACCCGAGGAGCTGCGAGAACTCTCGTCTCTCTCCGAGGACATCTCGCCCGATCTCTCCGACTCCCCAGTGGACTATGGCTTCATCAGCgctctgctctttctctgtagtgGCATCAGTCTGGTCATCATATCCTACGTCATCCCCCGGGATGTGAGCGTGGATCCGGACAGTGTTTCAGCCCGGGAAATGGAGCAATTGCAGCGGCAGAGTGCCCGCGTGGGAGCTCACCTGGACAGGTGTGTGATCGCTGGCCTTGGACTCCTCACTCTCGGCGGGATGCTGCTCTCCACCTTGCTGATGATATCCATCTGCAAAGGCGAGTTGTACCGGCGCCAGAGGTTCTCATTGGCTGGCAGGTCGGGGAAGATCTATGGATCCTTCAACTTCCGCCTGAGTTCCCCCAACCATCGATTTTCACTGGGAGCAGAGGAGATGATTACTAACGACTAA